Proteins co-encoded in one Streptococcus parauberis NCFD 2020 genomic window:
- a CDS encoding formate/nitrite transporter family protein, with product MKSPDMILAATIETGHHKIEKPFLAKAILGFIGGAMISLGYLLYVRIAASGLEAFGSFSSILGACAFPIGLIIILMAGGELITGNMMAVSATFFSKKISISDLLKNWLVITIFNLIGAFFVAFVFGHFLGLTSTGIFKEEVIEVAHAKIAASPLQAFVSGIGCNWFVGLALWLNYGAEDASGKILGIWFPVMTFVALGFQHSVANAFVIPAAIFEKGATWLEFIQNFSFVYLGNIIGGAVFVSLFYYFAFTHKHND from the coding sequence ATGAAAAGTCCAGATATGATATTAGCGGCAACAATTGAAACAGGCCATCATAAAATCGAAAAACCATTTTTAGCAAAAGCTATTTTAGGTTTCATCGGTGGAGCAATGATCAGCTTAGGCTACTTACTTTACGTACGGATTGCAGCCAGTGGTTTAGAAGCATTTGGTAGTTTTTCGAGTATCCTGGGAGCATGTGCTTTTCCAATTGGTTTGATTATCATTTTAATGGCTGGTGGAGAATTAATTACTGGAAATATGATGGCCGTGTCAGCTACTTTCTTTTCGAAGAAAATCAGCATTTCTGACCTGCTTAAAAACTGGTTAGTCATTACCATTTTTAATTTGATTGGCGCCTTTTTTGTAGCCTTTGTTTTTGGTCACTTTTTAGGTTTAACGTCGACAGGAATTTTTAAAGAAGAAGTAATCGAAGTAGCACATGCGAAAATCGCTGCTAGCCCGCTACAAGCCTTTGTTTCTGGAATTGGCTGTAATTGGTTTGTTGGTTTGGCATTGTGGCTCAATTATGGCGCTGAAGATGCCTCTGGCAAAATTTTAGGAATCTGGTTCCCTGTTATGACATTCGTTGCTTTAGGTTTCCAACATAGCGTCGCTAACGCCTTTGTCATCCCTGCTGCAATCTTTGAAAAAGGTGCAACCTGGCTTGAGTTTATCCAAAATTTTTCTTTTGTTTATTTAGGAAATATAATAGGTGGAGCCGTTTTTGTTAGTTTATTTTACTATTTTGCTTTTACCCATAAACATAATGATTAA
- a CDS encoding transcription repressor NadR, with the protein MKAKERRQQILGMLEKSVTALSASYLAEEFGVSRQIIVGDIAILRASQVDILSTPRGYQMNQLLTNSNFTGRIVCQHSIEMTEDELDIIISHGGVVSTVEVEHPIYGMLVASLNIKSKEDIIDFIYKVNHEQAELLSSLTNGLHSHLISCPSQEQFEMIKKKLAHRNILYINK; encoded by the coding sequence ATGAAAGCCAAAGAACGTAGACAACAGATTTTAGGTATGCTTGAAAAAAGTGTTACGGCCTTATCGGCAAGCTATCTTGCTGAGGAATTTGGTGTCAGTCGACAAATTATAGTGGGTGATATTGCTATTTTGAGGGCTTCACAAGTTGATATATTATCTACACCAAGAGGTTATCAGATGAATCAACTGCTAACTAATAGTAATTTTACTGGTAGAATTGTTTGTCAACATAGCATTGAAATGACTGAAGATGAATTGGATATCATTATTTCTCATGGAGGAGTTGTCTCGACAGTTGAAGTAGAACACCCTATCTATGGCATGTTAGTTGCGTCATTGAATATTAAATCTAAAGAAGATATTATAGACTTTATATATAAGGTAAATCATGAACAAGCTGAATTACTATCTAGTTTAACTAATGGACTGCATAGTCATCTTATTTCTTGCCCAAGTCAAGAGCAATTTGAAATGATTAAAAAAAAGTTAGCGCATAGAAACATTCTTTATATCAATAAATAA
- a CDS encoding dihydroorotate oxidase has product MISTATQISNITFDNCLMNAAGVYCMTKEELMEIENSLAGSFVTKTGTLEKRDGNPEPRYAVTELGSINSMGLPNLGFQYYLDFVIELAKVQNSKNHFLSVVGLSPDDTDTILKTIQESDYQGLVELNLSCPNVPGKPQIAYDFEMTHSLLTEVFSYFTKPLGVKLPPYFDIVHFDQAAEIFNQFPLAFVNCVNSVGNGLVIEDESVVIKPKTGFGGIGGDYIKPTALANVHAFYQRLNPSIQIVGTGGVKNGRDAFEHILCGASMVQIGTALHEEGPEIFNRITEELRVIMKEKGYQTIEDFRGKLHYLK; this is encoded by the coding sequence ATGATTTCAACAGCAACACAAATTTCAAATATTACATTTGATAATTGTTTAATGAATGCCGCTGGTGTCTATTGTATGACCAAGGAAGAACTGATGGAAATCGAGAATTCTTTGGCTGGATCATTTGTCACTAAAACAGGAACTTTAGAAAAAAGAGATGGCAATCCTGAACCACGTTATGCTGTAACAGAACTTGGATCAATTAATTCAATGGGCTTGCCAAATCTTGGTTTCCAATATTACTTAGATTTTGTCATTGAATTGGCAAAAGTGCAAAATAGTAAAAATCATTTTCTTTCTGTTGTTGGACTCTCACCTGATGACACTGATACCATCTTAAAAACAATCCAAGAGTCAGATTATCAAGGATTAGTTGAATTAAATCTATCTTGTCCAAATGTACCTGGAAAACCCCAAATTGCCTATGATTTCGAAATGACCCATTCACTCCTGACAGAAGTATTTAGCTATTTCACCAAACCTCTTGGCGTTAAGTTGCCACCATATTTTGACATTGTCCATTTTGACCAAGCAGCTGAAATCTTTAATCAATTCCCATTAGCCTTTGTCAATTGTGTCAACTCAGTCGGAAACGGTCTTGTAATTGAAGATGAATCAGTTGTTATAAAACCCAAAACCGGTTTTGGAGGGATCGGTGGCGATTATATTAAACCAACTGCTTTAGCAAACGTCCATGCTTTCTACCAGCGTCTTAATCCTTCTATTCAAATCGTTGGCACTGGCGGTGTTAAAAACGGTCGCGATGCCTTTGAACATATCCTCTGTGGGGCGAGTATGGTCCAAATTGGCACAGCTTTACATGAAGAAGGACCAGAAATCTTTAATCGTATAACTGAAGAATTAAGAGTCATCATGAAAGAAAAAGGCTATCAAACAATTGAAGATTTCCGAGGAAAATTACATTATCTAAAATAA
- a CDS encoding phosphoglycerate mutase: MVKLVFARHGESEWNKANLFTGWADVDLSEKGTQQAIDAGKLIKEAGITFDKAYTSVLTRAIKTTNLALEYSDQLWLPVEKSWRLNERHYGALTGKNKAEAAEEFGDEQVHIWRRSYDVLPPAMPKDDQYSAHTDRRYADVDPALIPDAENLKITLERALPFWEETIAPTLLEGKNVFVGAHGNSIRAIVKHIKGLSDDEIMNVEIPNFPPLVFELDEKLNITAEYYLGK, encoded by the coding sequence ATGGTAAAATTGGTTTTCGCTCGCCACGGTGAGTCAGAATGGAACAAAGCTAACCTCTTTACAGGATGGGCTGACGTTGATCTTTCAGAAAAAGGTACACAACAAGCTATTGATGCTGGTAAATTAATTAAAGAAGCAGGAATTACTTTTGATAAAGCTTATACTTCAGTTTTAACGCGTGCTATCAAAACAACAAATTTAGCACTTGAGTATTCTGATCAACTTTGGTTACCAGTTGAAAAATCTTGGCGTTTAAATGAGCGTCACTATGGTGCTCTTACTGGTAAAAATAAAGCAGAAGCAGCTGAAGAATTTGGTGACGAACAAGTTCATATCTGGCGTCGTTCTTATGATGTATTGCCTCCAGCAATGCCTAAAGATGACCAATACTCAGCACATACTGATCGTCGTTATGCTGACGTTGATCCTGCATTGATTCCTGATGCAGAAAACTTAAAAATCACTTTAGAACGTGCATTACCTTTCTGGGAAGAAACAATTGCACCAACTTTATTAGAAGGTAAAAATGTTTTCGTAGGAGCACATGGTAACTCAATTCGTGCCATTGTTAAGCATATTAAAGGCTTATCTGATGATGAAATTATGAATGTTGAAATTCCAAACTTCCCACCATTAGTTTTTGAATTAGATGAGAAATTAAATATTACTGCTGAATACTATTTAGGTAAATAA
- a CDS encoding HU family DNA-binding protein: MANKQDLIAKVAEATELTKKDSAAAVDAVFSAIEAFLSEGEKVQLIGFGNFEVRERAARKGRNPQTGAEIEIAASKVPAFKAGKALKDAVK, from the coding sequence ATGGCTAACAAACAAGATTTAATCGCAAAAGTTGCAGAAGCAACTGAACTTACTAAAAAAGATTCAGCAGCAGCAGTTGACGCTGTATTCTCTGCAATCGAAGCATTCCTTTCTGAAGGTGAAAAAGTTCAATTAATCGGTTTTGGTAACTTCGAAGTTCGCGAACGTGCAGCTCGTAAAGGTCGTAACCCACAAACTGGTGCAGAAATCGAAATCGCGGCATCAAAAGTTCCAGCATTTAAAGCAGGTAAAGCTCTTAAGGATGCAGTAAAATAA
- a CDS encoding heavy metal translocating P-type ATPase codes for MTWIKEHMHLMETLACLALILIGLPLLGNHPQLAAGFFIAGFLIGGYESAKGGLLDLVKYKHLSVDILMILAAIGAGIIGYWLEGALLIFIFSLSSTLEEMAMEKSRDSISALMNLTPDTARRYNVQNEIVEVETKDLHIGDKLQVRKGESVPIDGELISQFGQFDESMVTGEPITVDKERGQALIGGTINEGQTIDMLVTVENEDTLFAKIVNLVESAQTQKSKTATFIENLEDGYVKFVLLLVPFFILFCHFVLGWEWLTAFYRGMILLTVASPCALVASSSPASLSAISRAAHKGLIIKGGDIIDNMGDIRAVVMDKTGTLTQGKPSVVDSHYEGDKAIIDSIVKTAEEASTHPISKALQDFTQDSPRLTLEGSHEISGKGFVFNYQGQEWRIGKKTFILEVVEHINHLEVEIEKLEGQGKTLVYVSKGTELVAYYALLDDIKEESRQAIKMLHDMRIKTVMLTGDQEKTAAYVAEKLGIDDVVANCMPQDKVTRIKEIKEKYGFVAMVGDGINDAPALAQADVSYAIGTGTDIAMESADSVIMDDLTKIPFSIKLSRKMKGIVKTNIIFALSVITLLILANVFQVVTLPLGVVGHEGSTILVILNGMRLLGFQ; via the coding sequence ATGACTTGGATTAAAGAACATATGCATTTAATGGAAACTTTAGCTTGTCTAGCTTTGATTTTAATTGGCTTACCATTATTAGGTAATCATCCACAACTTGCAGCCGGATTTTTTATTGCCGGATTCTTAATTGGGGGTTATGAATCTGCAAAAGGAGGGCTTCTTGATTTAGTAAAATATAAACATTTATCTGTTGACATCCTTATGATTTTAGCAGCAATTGGTGCAGGTATTATTGGATATTGGCTAGAAGGTGCACTGTTAATCTTTATTTTTTCTCTTTCAAGTACACTTGAAGAAATGGCGATGGAAAAAAGTAGAGATTCTATTTCTGCTTTAATGAACTTAACACCAGATACAGCTCGACGTTATAATGTTCAAAATGAAATCGTTGAAGTTGAAACAAAAGATTTGCATATTGGCGATAAACTTCAAGTACGTAAAGGTGAATCAGTTCCCATTGATGGAGAATTAATCAGTCAATTTGGGCAATTTGATGAATCAATGGTAACTGGAGAGCCTATAACAGTTGACAAAGAAAGAGGTCAAGCATTAATTGGTGGAACCATTAATGAAGGTCAAACGATTGATATGTTGGTAACTGTTGAAAATGAAGATACTTTATTTGCTAAGATTGTTAATTTAGTAGAATCTGCCCAGACACAAAAAAGTAAAACAGCAACATTTATTGAAAATCTTGAAGATGGTTACGTTAAATTTGTTTTGCTACTAGTTCCTTTCTTTATTCTTTTTTGTCATTTTGTCTTAGGATGGGAATGGTTGACTGCTTTCTATCGTGGTATGATTCTCTTAACAGTAGCTTCACCGTGTGCATTAGTCGCTTCGTCCTCTCCAGCAAGTCTTTCGGCTATTAGTCGAGCAGCTCATAAGGGATTGATCATTAAAGGTGGAGATATCATTGACAATATGGGTGATATTAGAGCTGTTGTCATGGATAAGACGGGGACATTAACTCAAGGTAAACCTTCAGTTGTTGATAGTCATTATGAAGGTGATAAAGCAATTATTGATTCAATTGTTAAAACAGCAGAGGAAGCTTCAACACACCCAATCTCAAAAGCTTTACAAGATTTTACTCAGGATAGTCCACGACTTACTTTGGAAGGAAGTCATGAAATCTCAGGAAAAGGTTTTGTTTTCAACTATCAAGGTCAGGAATGGCGAATTGGTAAAAAGACATTTATTCTTGAAGTAGTAGAGCATATTAATCATCTTGAAGTTGAAATTGAAAAATTAGAAGGTCAAGGGAAGACTTTAGTTTATGTCAGCAAAGGTACTGAACTTGTTGCTTACTATGCTTTATTAGATGATATTAAAGAAGAATCGCGTCAAGCCATAAAAATGTTACATGATATGAGAATTAAAACTGTTATGTTAACAGGTGACCAAGAAAAAACAGCTGCATATGTTGCTGAAAAACTTGGTATTGATGATGTTGTTGCTAATTGTATGCCTCAAGATAAAGTAACACGGATTAAAGAAATTAAAGAAAAATATGGTTTTGTAGCGATGGTGGGTGATGGTATTAATGATGCCCCAGCTTTAGCTCAAGCCGATGTTTCATATGCTATTGGTACAGGTACTGATATTGCTATGGAAAGTGCGGATAGTGTTATTATGGATGATTTAACTAAGATTCCATTCTCAATAAAACTTTCAAGAAAAATGAAAGGTATTGTTAAAACAAATATTATCTTTGCCTTGTCAGTAATCACTTTATTAATTCTTGCCAATGTTTTTCAAGTTGTGACACTTCCTCTAGGAGTGGTCGGTCATGAAGGTTCAACTATCTTAGTTATATTAAACGGCATGCGACTTTTGGGATTTCAATAA
- a CDS encoding YpmS family protein produces the protein MKRNEKNKIAYNQKSKINWWRWAFLLLLAFNFAFILVIGSRLIQVREPNSEKLVSSISSSVKIGTISTNRRQINKTVASYLKDYQKNDMTYKIYTTSSSIVFEGKYQLLGYEVPLYIYFQPIALENGSLQLQITSISAGTLPLPEGEVLQYIKSSYKLPDFVSVNKNNSSIIINLQQIKNDADIYLIAKKVDLLNNQITFDIYKKKG, from the coding sequence ATGAAAAGAAATGAAAAAAATAAAATAGCTTATAACCAAAAATCTAAGATTAATTGGTGGAGATGGGCATTCCTCTTGTTACTTGCTTTTAATTTTGCTTTTATTTTGGTAATTGGAAGTCGCTTAATTCAAGTTCGTGAACCAAACTCTGAAAAGCTTGTTTCATCAATATCTAGCTCGGTGAAAATCGGGACAATATCCACTAATCGTCGTCAAATCAATAAAACAGTTGCCAGTTACTTGAAGGATTATCAAAAGAACGACATGACTTACAAGATTTATACAACTTCTTCATCTATTGTTTTTGAAGGGAAGTATCAACTGTTAGGTTATGAAGTACCTTTATATATTTACTTTCAACCAATCGCATTAGAAAATGGCAGTTTACAACTTCAAATAACCTCTATTTCAGCCGGAACCCTTCCATTACCAGAAGGAGAGGTTCTTCAGTATATTAAGTCATCCTATAAACTTCCAGATTTTGTAAGTGTTAATAAGAATAACTCATCTATAATAATAAATTTACAGCAGATAAAAAATGATGCAGATATTTATTTAATAGCTAAAAAAGTTGATTTACTGAATAACCAAATTACTTTTGATATTTACAAGAAAAAAGGCTAA